One genomic segment of Eikenella corrodens includes these proteins:
- a CDS encoding ClpXP protease specificity-enhancing factor — protein MNPTLKPYLIRALHEWCSDQGHTPYIQVWVNEHTRVPMQFVKDNQIILNIGATACAGLHIDNDWVNFTARFGGVAHEIWIPVGHIGAIYARETGEGMNFDITPYEPSTPPQPEAGNSGKDSKPAGKHKGLKLVK, from the coding sequence ATGAATCCCACCCTTAAACCCTACCTCATCCGCGCCTTGCACGAATGGTGCAGCGACCAAGGCCACACTCCCTATATCCAAGTATGGGTAAACGAACATACCCGCGTGCCCATGCAGTTTGTGAAAGACAACCAAATTATCCTCAATATCGGCGCCACCGCCTGCGCCGGCCTGCACATCGATAACGACTGGGTCAACTTCACCGCCCGCTTCGGCGGCGTGGCGCACGAGATTTGGATTCCGGTCGGCCACATCGGCGCCATCTATGCCCGCGAAACCGGCGAAGGCATGAACTTTGATATCACACCCTACGAACCCAGCACCCCGCCCCAACCCGAAGCGGGAAACAGCGGCAAAGACAGCAAACCCGCCGGCAAACACAAAGGCCTGAAGCTG
- a CDS encoding glutathione S-transferase N-terminal domain-containing protein, which translates to MMVLYSGITCPFSHRCRFVLYEKGMDFEIKDVDIFNKPEDLSVMNPYNQVPVLVERDLILFESNIINEYIDERFPHPQLMPGDPVMRGRGRLVLFRMEKELFSHVQKLESPDTSAKEQAKAREAISQGLTLLAPAFSKNKYVLGDDFSMIDVAIAPLLWRLDHYGIKLGKSAAPILKYAERIFQRESFIAALTAAEKAMRR; encoded by the coding sequence ATGATGGTTTTATACTCAGGCATTACCTGCCCCTTCAGCCACCGCTGCCGCTTCGTGCTATACGAGAAAGGCATGGATTTCGAAATCAAAGATGTAGACATCTTCAACAAACCCGAAGATCTCTCCGTGATGAACCCCTACAACCAAGTTCCCGTATTGGTTGAACGCGACCTCATCTTGTTTGAGTCCAACATCATCAACGAATACATCGACGAACGCTTCCCACACCCGCAGCTCATGCCCGGCGACCCTGTTATGCGCGGTCGCGGCCGCCTGGTTTTATTCCGGATGGAAAAAGAGCTGTTCAGCCACGTGCAAAAACTTGAAAGCCCCGACACCTCAGCCAAAGAGCAGGCCAAAGCGCGCGAAGCCATCAGCCAAGGCCTCACCCTGCTCGCCCCCGCATTCTCCAAAAACAAATACGTGCTGGGCGACGACTTCTCCATGATCGACGTGGCCATCGCCCCCCTGCTGTGGCGACTCGACCACTACGGCATCAAACTGGGCAAATCTGCCGCGCCCATCCTGAAATACGCCGAGCGCATTTTCCAACGCGAATCCTTTATCGCCGCGCTCACCGCCGCCGAAAAAGCCATGCGCCGCTAA
- a CDS encoding DNA topoisomerase IV subunit B has protein sequence MTKQYSESSIKVLKGLEPVKERPGMYTRTDSPTHICQEAIDNAADEALGGFASRIDVEIHEDGSLSVSDNGRGIPVGLHPEENVPVVELVFTRLHAGGKFNKTSGDGAYAFSGGLHGVGVSVTNALSRRLEVAVRREGCEYRIAFVGGDVVEPLTETGKCPAKDSGTTLRIWPDARYFESPNYDIAEIERLLRAKAVLLPGVTVTLTRWHNGLPETQTWHYPDGLEGYLKTLLAEQENTLPLLTLQNHVSGSHHGDFADGEGVSCALTWLEEGRITTESYVNLIPTPAGGTHEAGLKQALFNAVSNFITHHNLLPRGVKIQSDDVFNRVAFVLSVRMLDPQFQGQTKDKLTNRDALKLVASLAGDPVELWLNQNLEAGKKIAELAIKQAQERMRSVKKIEKRKGSGISVLPGKLTDCESEDIRENELFLVEGDSAGGSAKLARDRNTQAILPLRGKVLNSFEVHRDQLFANTEIHDISVAIGVDPHGEGDSPDLSGLRYGKIAILSDADVDGSHIQVLLLTLFYRHFPELIRRGHIYVAQPPLFRVDVAAQGRKKTARKFYALDQTELEGILEKLRKEGLRENQYSISRFKGLGEMNPDQLKDTTMHPDTRRLLRVHIPEHSSEPTHNVFVKLMGKGESAQRRSWMEAEGDKAELDI, from the coding sequence ATGACCAAGCAATACTCAGAAAGCAGCATCAAAGTCCTCAAAGGCCTGGAGCCGGTGAAAGAACGACCCGGCATGTACACCCGTACCGACAGCCCCACCCACATCTGCCAGGAAGCCATCGACAATGCTGCCGACGAAGCACTGGGCGGCTTCGCCAGCCGCATCGATGTGGAAATCCATGAAGACGGCTCGCTTTCCGTGTCCGACAACGGGCGCGGCATCCCCGTGGGGCTGCATCCCGAAGAAAACGTGCCCGTGGTCGAGCTGGTGTTCACCCGCCTGCATGCCGGCGGCAAATTCAATAAAACCAGCGGCGACGGCGCTTATGCCTTCTCCGGCGGCCTGCACGGCGTGGGCGTATCCGTAACCAACGCCCTCTCCCGCCGCCTCGAAGTGGCCGTGCGCCGCGAAGGGTGCGAATACCGCATCGCCTTTGTCGGCGGCGACGTGGTTGAGCCTTTGACCGAAACCGGCAAATGCCCCGCCAAAGACAGCGGCACCACCCTGCGCATCTGGCCAGATGCCCGCTACTTCGAAAGCCCCAACTACGACATCGCCGAAATCGAACGCCTGCTGCGCGCCAAAGCCGTGCTACTGCCCGGCGTAACCGTTACCCTCACCCGATGGCACAACGGCCTGCCCGAAACCCAAACCTGGCACTACCCCGACGGCCTGGAAGGCTACCTGAAAACCCTGCTGGCCGAGCAAGAAAACACCCTGCCCCTGCTTACGCTGCAAAACCACGTTTCAGGTAGCCACCACGGCGATTTTGCCGATGGCGAAGGTGTATCCTGTGCCCTCACCTGGCTGGAAGAAGGCCGCATCACCACCGAAAGCTATGTTAACCTCATCCCCACCCCCGCCGGCGGCACCCACGAAGCCGGGCTCAAACAAGCCCTGTTCAACGCCGTATCCAACTTCATCACCCACCACAACCTTTTGCCGCGCGGCGTGAAAATCCAAAGCGACGACGTATTCAACCGCGTCGCCTTCGTGCTTTCCGTGCGCATGCTCGACCCGCAATTCCAAGGTCAAACCAAAGACAAACTCACCAACCGCGACGCGCTCAAACTCGTGGCCTCCCTCGCCGGCGACCCCGTCGAACTGTGGCTCAACCAAAACCTCGAAGCCGGCAAGAAAATTGCCGAGCTCGCCATCAAACAAGCCCAAGAGCGCATGCGTTCGGTGAAGAAAATCGAAAAACGCAAGGGCAGCGGCATTTCCGTGCTGCCCGGCAAGCTCACCGACTGCGAAAGCGAAGACATCCGCGAAAACGAGCTGTTCCTGGTGGAAGGCGACTCTGCCGGCGGCTCCGCCAAACTCGCCCGCGACCGCAACACCCAAGCCATCCTGCCCCTGCGCGGCAAAGTGCTCAACAGCTTCGAAGTACACCGCGACCAACTCTTCGCCAACACCGAAATCCACGATATTTCCGTGGCCATCGGCGTAGACCCGCACGGCGAAGGCGACAGCCCCGACCTCTCCGGCCTGCGCTACGGCAAAATCGCCATCCTCTCCGATGCCGACGTCGACGGCTCGCACATCCAAGTGCTGCTACTCACCCTCTTCTACCGCCACTTCCCCGAGCTCATCCGCCGCGGCCACATCTACGTTGCCCAGCCGCCGCTGTTCCGCGTGGACGTCGCCGCCCAAGGCAGGAAAAAAACCGCCCGCAAATTCTACGCCCTCGACCAAACCGAGCTTGAAGGCATCCTGGAAAAACTGCGCAAAGAAGGCCTGCGCGAAAACCAATATTCTATCAGCCGCTTCAAAGGCCTGGGTGAAATGAATCCCGACCAGCTCAAAGACACCACCATGCACCCCGACACCCGCCGCCTGCTGCGCGTGCATATCCCTGAACACAGCAGCGAGCCCACCCACAACGTATTTGTGAAGCTCATGGGCAAGGGCGAATCTGCCCAGCGCCGCAGCTGGATGGAAGCCGAAGGCGACAAAGCCGAGCTGGATATTTAG